In Fragaria vesca subsp. vesca linkage group LG5, FraVesHawaii_1.0, whole genome shotgun sequence, the genomic stretch ACCAAACCTACATATCGATATCCTCCTCGTTTTAGTCCCTTGACGAGTTGATGGTACGGTGAACATACATAACGTTTCACGATAGGTCTCACGTTGCATCGTTACAAGTAACAAAATTCTGTACACTAGCTACTACCGAAATCGATTGAAGAAAAAAGATGAAGAATTGTGTCATGTGTGATGGTATTTGGTCTTCTAGTCCCTAGTTGATCCTTAACGACTCATTCCTCCTTGTCGGACAGACGTACACTCCGTGCTATCTGGGCCACAATTAAAGACCCATGACATCATGCCTTACCTCAGCATTCCAAATCCCTCCACCTCCAAGATCCTCAAATTCCTTTCAATCAAAATAAAATAAAAAATCCTCAAAATTCCCTACGTGGGTTTCTCCTCACCTGACGTGGATTTCAAATTACCCCAGAATTCTCTATTGAATAATCAAATCAATACCCACGTTTTCTTCTGTAGATAGACAAATAAAAATCCCACCGGATTTTTAAACACCCTAACTTCACCGTCCATGCAACTCGACAGTGAGCCTTCCTTTTACTTTGACCTTTGAAAATTTTGACCTTCTCGCCCAACTGTCCACAGCACCACCGGTACGTACCCCCTCTGACTTTCCCCTATCTTCAACCTATATAACCCTCTTCTTCTCCTCCTTTTCTCTCCACCAAAACCAAACACCACACAACAACTTACAGTTCGGAGTTTTAAACAGAAATGAGTTACAGTTCAGAAGATAGCAGCAGTCCGACGGCCGGGAACGGCAGGAAATTGAAGGGAGTGCGTCAGAGAAAATGGGGCAAGTGGGTGTCGGAGATCCGCGTCCCCGGCACACAGGACCGCCTCTGGCTCGGCTCTTTCTCCACCGCCGAGGCGGCCGCGGTGGCTCGTGACGTTGCTTACTATTGCTTACGTAAGCCTTCGACTCTGGAGGGGCTAAACTTTCCTACAATCTTGCCGTGTTCCGTTAACCAGGCGGCGGACATGTCGCCGAGGTCGATACAGAAAGCGGCGTCGGATGCCGGCATGGCAGTTGATGCTCAGCTGATCAATGCTAACAGTAACAGTAACAGCTCGTCGCAGCAGAACTGGAGACAGGCCAACGGAAGTGAGCCACGTGTAATGCAGACAGGTGGGAGTTGGGAGGACGGCGGTGAGAGTTCAACCACTAACAGCGGCGAGGCGCTGAGCATTTCCATTGAAGACTATCTGTAGCTAGCTGGCTAGTAGTACGTCGGTAGAAAACGTTGGACTATCATTTTTATTTTTATTTTGGTCGAACTGGACTATCATTTTTGGGTTGACTGTTTTTCTACGACTGCCTGTCAACTGTCAAGGTAGGCTGTCTATTCCGGCGGTGGGAGATGACGTACGGGGTTGCGTCATATGTATTAGCATTATATATGTGTATAGTAAAGGTCACACAAACTGTGGGTGAGTTTCTGTACCCCCCAGAAATGAAACATAACTGATAATGAATTAAAATAGAAAGATTGTTTATGAAGTTGAGATTGGACTTTGACCCCTAAAAGCAAAAACGAAATTGAACAAGATAGAGGTAAAAAGAGGTCGATTGGGTCAGCCATATGTGACCAGTGATTAGTTGTTAGTTTTTGATTTCAACTCGATCCTTTGGGTACGTCACACGTGAGATATTTCACTCTAAATGGGGGGACAGCTCCAAAACGATAAGTTGATATGCAATATAGATAAGTTGATAAAAGTACATTTGAAGACCACGTACGTTTTCGACTTTTCATTATTGTTTGATCTTCTACAAGACTTCTTGTAACGTTTTGACTAGTTCTGTTCTATATAATTGTTTTAATCTAAAGCAATATAATGTCCACCAACCATGATCAATACATGAAGACATGAAGTTGCTGTATATATGTACGCAGTATCCTTAAGAAATATACTTAGTCAGCACATATTTAGATAGTTATGTTCGTCACCGTCAAATAAGGAGGCTCCTCCTTCCTCTATTTTAGACCATCTTCCATTATAAGTTAAAAAGTCAGAGCTATTTGGTTAGCCAAATTTGACTTATGAAGTTTGTAAGCTAAAATTAAATGTTATTTTATTCAACTTTATATTTCTCCTTTTAATTTACATTATCATCAAAATTAAAAATTCGTTACTAACAACCATCGCGAAGATCTCGACGAGATCTTTCATATGAGTCCCATATCGAATATATTTATATAATATTTTTTTATGATTAATTATTTATTTAAACAAATATATGAGAAAAAAATAAATAAATGACTTTACATTAGGTTTTACCTTAAGGTGGAAGTCTTTCTAAAGCCAAAATGCTATTAATTTAACTAAAGATTTAGCTTATGGTGGGAGAGTTTGGTAAGTTAAAAAAAGATTCCAAAAAGTATTCTTGTTTTCTAAACTAAATTTAGCTTCAAATTTGGCTTACGGTGGGAGATGCTCTTATTCATTACTAGTTTCTCAAACACACACCTAAGGGCCGGGGACGTAAGGCCAAAACATCGGGAAGAATGACTAGTTCATGAGAAGCAAATCACCATGGGAATCGAATAATGGGATCAATCTGCTAATTTTAGCTAGGGGAGTTTGGTTCCATAATTCCTCAACAATGTGGATACATTTTGTACCTAATCCTTGATGACCGATAAGGGCAAATGATTAGAGCATGTCCACCCCTAAGCCAAAAGCCTGACCTGGGCCTTCAGCCAGCTCAAAAGAAGACCCAGAAAAAAAAACCCAAGTCCACCCATGAAAAAAATGATGACCCAGCCTTCATTGGGTTAAGACCTGGGTCAGACCCATGACCCAGGCAAAAGAAAATGAATGCCCAGGCCTTCCGCGCCACATCAGCCCAAAACGTGGGCCACATGGACGTCAGGGCACAGACGAACAGACAGAGGCGAGTGGAGCATGCGCGCGTCAGAGCACGGACGAATGGGTGAAGGGCGTCATGGACACGTTCTTGTCTCCACCTCCACTTGCCAAAAACTGGGCCATGCATAATCGATCTAGGCCTTTGCTTTTAATTAAATAATCCAAGGGTTTTAATTACTACAACAATTATTTATACAAGCTAAATCTAATTATGTTTTATATACTAATTGATAACCTAATAAACAAAAAAAAACTATTGGGTAAAAATAATATTCTAGGTTTGGAATATACTTTTATTTACATTATATTTATGTTCTAATTATTCT encodes the following:
- the LOC101312253 gene encoding ethylene-responsive transcription factor ERF020-like, with translation MSYSSEDSSSPTAGNGRKLKGVRQRKWGKWVSEIRVPGTQDRLWLGSFSTAEAAAVARDVAYYCLRKPSTLEGLNFPTILPCSVNQAADMSPRSIQKAASDAGMAVDAQLINANSNSNSSSQQNWRQANGSEPRVMQTGGSWEDGGESSTTNSGEALSISIEDYL